Proteins from a genomic interval of Musa acuminata AAA Group cultivar baxijiao chromosome BXJ1-9, Cavendish_Baxijiao_AAA, whole genome shotgun sequence:
- the LOC135592669 gene encoding ribonuclease 3-like produces MAGSKALPTFCFLLCAASCALAAASYDYMILSLIWPGTSCQPGWAGKPTCCGDPLIDNPEIDFLVETMETYDSATGKLVANCEPSCRFLINPLVDLLDDLNAYWPSLSCPAQNGMQKWKTAWCTYGNCTSLGEVNYFGRALQLRARADILHALGSKAIIPSETKSYSLEDIEDALVPKIGFSAVVECTTEMGVLSREYLLSRVRICVSADGKSIIGCPFARKSNCGSKVKFYPFTDDMLGRPRRPAADHIKLPSDKAICVRCHADIIIIILALKHDDLPVCRMSSSSCHLLE; encoded by the exons ATGGCTGGCTCAAAGGCTCTTCCCACGTTCTGCTTCCTCTTGTGTGCCGCCTCTTGTGCGCTAGCAGCTGCTTCATACGACTACATGATCCTGTCTCTCATA TGGCCGGGGACTAGCTGCCAGCCAGGGTGGGCCGGGAAGCCGACCTGCTGCGGTGACCCGCTCATCGACAACCCCGAGATAGACTTCCTGGTGGAGACCATGGAGACTTACGACAGCGCCACCGGCAAGCTCGTCGCCAACTGCGAACCCAGCTGCCGCTTCTTGATAAACCCG CTTGTCGATCTGTTGGACGACTTGAACGCCTACTGGCCCAGCTTGAGCTGCCCAGCCCAGAACGGGATGCAGAAGTGGAAGACCGCCTGGTGTACCTACGGCAACTGTACCAGCCTCGGCGAGGTGAATTACTTCGGCCGGGCGCTTCAGCTCCGGGCTCGAGCGGACATCCTGCATGCCCTCGGCTCCAAAG CCATCATCCCGTCGGAGACGAAGAGCTACAGTTTGGAGGACATCGAGGACGCGCTGGTGCCCAAGATCGGGTTCTCGGCGGTGGTGGAGTGCACCACGGAGATGGGCGTGCTGAGTCGGGAATATCTGCTCTCCAGAGTCCGCATCTGCGTCTCCGCCGACGGCAAGTCTATCATCGGTTGTCCCTTCGCCAGGAAGAGCAACTGCGGCAGCAAGGTCAAGTTCTACCCGTTCACGGACGACATGCTCGGGCGCCCGCGCCGTCCGGCGGCCGATCATATCAAGTTGCCATCGGACAAGGCGATATGTGTACGATGTCATGcggatatcatcatcatcatcttggcACTAAAACACGATGATTTGCCTGTGTGTAGGATGTCATCGTCGTCTTGCCATCTGCTGGAATAA
- the LOC103997527 gene encoding probable phospholipid hydroperoxide glutathione peroxidase, whose amino-acid sequence MHPIRSWAFSALILAVAVLFFFFFFDWPSPPLQEMAGDIPGSLYDIAVKDMDGNDVNLGSYSGKVLLIVNVASKCGFTNSNYKEMNVLYDKYKDKGFEVLAFPCNQFASQEPGTIEEIKETACTVFKAEFPIFDKIEVNGNNAATLYKFLKSKKGGFPGSRIKWNFTKFLVDKDGNVIDRYSPTTSPLKIEKDIQKLLATS is encoded by the exons ATGCATCCGATCCGGAGCTGGGCCTTCTCCGCCCTGATCCTGGCTGTCgccgtcctcttcttcttcttcttcttcgactgGCCGTCTCCTCCTCTTCAAGAAATGGCCGGAGATATTCCCGGATCCTTGTATGACATCGCTGTGAAG GATATGGACGGGAATGATGTCAACCTGGGCAGCTACAGTGGGAAGGTTCTTCTCATTGTCAACGTTGCTTCCAAGTG TGGTTTCACAAATTCCAACTACAAGGAAATGAATGTTCTCTATGACAAGTACAAAGATAAGG GATTTGAAGTATTAGCATTTCCTTGCAATCAGTTTGCCAGTCAGGAGCCAGGAACCATTGAAGAAATTAAGGAGACTGCCTGCACAGTGTTCAAAGCTGAGTTTCCTATATTTGATAAG ATTGAAGTGAATGGCAACAATGCAGCAACTCTGTACAAGTTCTTGAAATCAAAGAAAGGTGGGTTCCCGGGGTCTCGCATCAAGTGGAACTTCACAAAGTTTCTCGTGGACAAAGATGGGAATGTCATTGACAGATATTCACCGACGACATCACCCTTAAAAATCGAG AAGGACATTCAGAAGCTGTTGGCAACTTCATGA
- the LOC135582401 gene encoding probable E3 ubiquitin-protein ligase ARI8 isoform X1, protein MDSDEDMHDAVDLESVDDDFYSGETGMDGEDGGADYNFVDHVLDDSEDITSRRQQQNCIILSETDIRQLQEEDINRVSTVLSIPRYAACILLCHCNWSISRVHDEWFADEEHVRKAVGLLETVVKMRNGPELNCGICFDNYPRDMMSSASCGHPFCGACWRGYISTSISDGPGCLMLRCPDPSCGAAVGQNMIDVLTTDEDKEKYSRYLLRSYVEDNKKMKWCPAPGCEFAVEFVMGSGSYDVCCSCSYNFCWNCTEEAHRPVDCVTVAKWILKNCAESENMNWILANSKPCPRCKRPIEKNQGCMHITCTPPCKFEFCWLCLGPWSEHGERTGGFYACNRYEAGKQEGAYDESERRREMAKNSLEKYTHYYERWATNQSSRHKARADLQSMQTEKLQKLSDMQSQPESQLKFIIEAWSQIVECRRVLKWTYAYGYYLPEQEHAKRQFFEYLQGEAESGLERLHQCAEKELQVYLDAEGPMSDFNDFRTKLAGLTSVTRNYFENLVRALETGLKDVGSSSNQTTCSRSSSSKMLDNKNKGGKIKAAGTSCGLGAPSRSLDDSNLWSCDRCTYANPRSTRSCQMCEYRR, encoded by the exons ATGGATTCCGATGAGGACATGCATGACGCGGTCGATCTCGAGTCGGTGGACGACGATTTCTACAGCGGGGAGACGGGGATGGACGGCGAGGACGGCGGTGCTGACTATAATTTCGTTGACCACGTGTTGGATGATTCCGAGGACATCACCTCGCGTCGCCAGCAG CAGAACTGTATCATATTGAGTGAGACTGATATTCGGCAGCTTCAGGAGGAAGATATCAATAGAGTATCTACTGTACTTTCAATACCAAGATATGCAGCATGCATTCTTCTTTGTCATTGTAATTG GAGTATTAGTAGGGTGCATGATGAGTGGTTTGCAGATGAAGAGCATGTTCGGAAGGCTGTTGGTTTGTTGGAGACAGTGGTGAAAATGCGAAATGGTCCAGAA CTAAATTGTGGGATTTGTTTTGATAACTATCCTCGTGACATGATGAGTTCTGCATCATGTGGTCATCCTTTTTGTGGGGCTTGTTGGAGAG GTTACATTAGTACATCTATTAGTGATGGCCCTGGATGCTTAATGTTGCGATGCCCTGATCCTTCTTGTGGTGCTGCTGTTGGACAAAATATGATTGATGTATTGACTACTGATGAGGATAAAGAAAAGTACTCACGTTATCTTCTTAGATCTTATGTTGAAGATAATAAAAAG aTGAAATGGTGTCCTGCCCCTGGTTGTGAGTTTGCTGTGGAATTTGTTATGGGCAGTGGAAGTTATGATGTTTGTTGCAGCTGTTCATATAACTTTTGTTGGAAT TGTACTGAGGAAGCTCATAGGCCAGTTGATTGTGTTACAGTAGCAAAGTGGATTCTGAAGAACTGTGCTGAATCTGAAAATATGAACTG GATATTAGCAAACTCAAAACCTTGTCCAAGGTGCAAACGTCCAATTGAGAAAAACCAAGGATGCATGCATATAACATGCACACCTCCTTGTAAATTTGAATTTTGCTG GTTATGTCTTGGACCATGGTCAGAACATGGTGAGAGAACTGGTGGTTTCTATGCTTGTAATCGCTATGAAGCAGGAAAACAGGAAGGAGCG TATGATGAATCTGAAAGGAGGAGAGAAATGGCTAAAAACTCTCTTGAGAAATATACACATTATTACGAAAGATGGGCTACCAATCAATCG TCGAGGCATAAGGCACGTGCAGACCTACAAAGTATGCAAACTGAGAAG CTTCAGAAGCTAAGTGACATGCAAAGCCAACCAGAGTCCCAACTCAAGTTTATAATAGAAGCTTGGTCACAG ATTGTGGAGTGCAGGCGGGTATTAAAGTGGACATATGCCTATGGTTATTACCTTCCAGAGCAAGAACATGCCAAGAGACAGTTCTTTGAGTATTTGCAAG GTGAAGCTGAGTCTGGGTTAGAACGCCTTCATCAATGTGCAGAGAAGGAACTCCAAGTCTATCTTGATGCCGAAGGTCCTATGAGCGATTTTAATGACTTCCGTACAAAGTTAGCTGGGTTGACCAG TGTGACTAGGAACTATTTTGAGAATCTTGTTCGAGCCCTGGAGACTGGATTGAAGGATGTGGGTTCTTCCAGCAACCAAaccacatgcagcaggagttcaaGCTCCAAGATGTTGGACAACAAAAACAAGGGTGGAAAGATCAAAGCAGCTGGGACCAGCTGTGGATTAGGAGCTCCTAGCCGCAGCCTGGATGACAGCAATCTCTGGTCTTGCGACCGCTGCACCTACGCCAATCCCAGGTCCACTAGGTCATGCCAGATGTGCGAGTATCGCAGGTAG
- the LOC135582401 gene encoding probable E3 ubiquitin-protein ligase ARI8 isoform X2, with the protein MDSDEDMHDAVDLESVDDDFYSGETGMDGEDGGADYNFVDHVLDDSEDITSRRQQNCIILSETDIRQLQEEDINRVSTVLSIPRYAACILLCHCNWSISRVHDEWFADEEHVRKAVGLLETVVKMRNGPELNCGICFDNYPRDMMSSASCGHPFCGACWRGYISTSISDGPGCLMLRCPDPSCGAAVGQNMIDVLTTDEDKEKYSRYLLRSYVEDNKKMKWCPAPGCEFAVEFVMGSGSYDVCCSCSYNFCWNCTEEAHRPVDCVTVAKWILKNCAESENMNWILANSKPCPRCKRPIEKNQGCMHITCTPPCKFEFCWLCLGPWSEHGERTGGFYACNRYEAGKQEGAYDESERRREMAKNSLEKYTHYYERWATNQSSRHKARADLQSMQTEKLQKLSDMQSQPESQLKFIIEAWSQIVECRRVLKWTYAYGYYLPEQEHAKRQFFEYLQGEAESGLERLHQCAEKELQVYLDAEGPMSDFNDFRTKLAGLTSVTRNYFENLVRALETGLKDVGSSSNQTTCSRSSSSKMLDNKNKGGKIKAAGTSCGLGAPSRSLDDSNLWSCDRCTYANPRSTRSCQMCEYRR; encoded by the exons ATGGATTCCGATGAGGACATGCATGACGCGGTCGATCTCGAGTCGGTGGACGACGATTTCTACAGCGGGGAGACGGGGATGGACGGCGAGGACGGCGGTGCTGACTATAATTTCGTTGACCACGTGTTGGATGATTCCGAGGACATCACCTCGCGTCGCCAGCAG AACTGTATCATATTGAGTGAGACTGATATTCGGCAGCTTCAGGAGGAAGATATCAATAGAGTATCTACTGTACTTTCAATACCAAGATATGCAGCATGCATTCTTCTTTGTCATTGTAATTG GAGTATTAGTAGGGTGCATGATGAGTGGTTTGCAGATGAAGAGCATGTTCGGAAGGCTGTTGGTTTGTTGGAGACAGTGGTGAAAATGCGAAATGGTCCAGAA CTAAATTGTGGGATTTGTTTTGATAACTATCCTCGTGACATGATGAGTTCTGCATCATGTGGTCATCCTTTTTGTGGGGCTTGTTGGAGAG GTTACATTAGTACATCTATTAGTGATGGCCCTGGATGCTTAATGTTGCGATGCCCTGATCCTTCTTGTGGTGCTGCTGTTGGACAAAATATGATTGATGTATTGACTACTGATGAGGATAAAGAAAAGTACTCACGTTATCTTCTTAGATCTTATGTTGAAGATAATAAAAAG aTGAAATGGTGTCCTGCCCCTGGTTGTGAGTTTGCTGTGGAATTTGTTATGGGCAGTGGAAGTTATGATGTTTGTTGCAGCTGTTCATATAACTTTTGTTGGAAT TGTACTGAGGAAGCTCATAGGCCAGTTGATTGTGTTACAGTAGCAAAGTGGATTCTGAAGAACTGTGCTGAATCTGAAAATATGAACTG GATATTAGCAAACTCAAAACCTTGTCCAAGGTGCAAACGTCCAATTGAGAAAAACCAAGGATGCATGCATATAACATGCACACCTCCTTGTAAATTTGAATTTTGCTG GTTATGTCTTGGACCATGGTCAGAACATGGTGAGAGAACTGGTGGTTTCTATGCTTGTAATCGCTATGAAGCAGGAAAACAGGAAGGAGCG TATGATGAATCTGAAAGGAGGAGAGAAATGGCTAAAAACTCTCTTGAGAAATATACACATTATTACGAAAGATGGGCTACCAATCAATCG TCGAGGCATAAGGCACGTGCAGACCTACAAAGTATGCAAACTGAGAAG CTTCAGAAGCTAAGTGACATGCAAAGCCAACCAGAGTCCCAACTCAAGTTTATAATAGAAGCTTGGTCACAG ATTGTGGAGTGCAGGCGGGTATTAAAGTGGACATATGCCTATGGTTATTACCTTCCAGAGCAAGAACATGCCAAGAGACAGTTCTTTGAGTATTTGCAAG GTGAAGCTGAGTCTGGGTTAGAACGCCTTCATCAATGTGCAGAGAAGGAACTCCAAGTCTATCTTGATGCCGAAGGTCCTATGAGCGATTTTAATGACTTCCGTACAAAGTTAGCTGGGTTGACCAG TGTGACTAGGAACTATTTTGAGAATCTTGTTCGAGCCCTGGAGACTGGATTGAAGGATGTGGGTTCTTCCAGCAACCAAaccacatgcagcaggagttcaaGCTCCAAGATGTTGGACAACAAAAACAAGGGTGGAAAGATCAAAGCAGCTGGGACCAGCTGTGGATTAGGAGCTCCTAGCCGCAGCCTGGATGACAGCAATCTCTGGTCTTGCGACCGCTGCACCTACGCCAATCCCAGGTCCACTAGGTCATGCCAGATGTGCGAGTATCGCAGGTAG
- the LOC135592672 gene encoding serine/threonine-protein kinase-like protein CR4: MNSVRPGFLVQAAVLVIVCGSIYVGVSGLGSMSSIAVSYGENGPVFCGLSSDGSHMVSCFGADASIVYGAPIRLPLLGLTAGDGFVCGLLLDAYQPYCWGSNIYVKMGVPQPMVEGAAYSEISAGDDHLCALRRPSKGEQRGVSLIDCWGYNMTASHEFSGPIVSITAGSVFNCGMFAGNRTAFCWGDETGSSVISLTPRNLRFRSISAGGFHVCGVLQNSQVFCWGRSLEMQQSSSDILGQGDVNMVPMDPMVSVAGGRFHACGIKSLDRKVVCWGFKLQNSVPPPKDTRVYELAAGDYFTCGVIAEASLRPQCWGTGGPWSIPMAVSPGICASNPCGPGYYEFIHASLGGKVCKPANSRVCLPCSVGCPEGTYQSTPCNSTSDRGCEFNCSSCASADCSSSCSSEQRPRSHGLLSLQMPIFVAELAFAIVFASSVSLVACLCVRRRLRSCSCSEPDLTALKTRAYSFHKEPVKVRPDLEELKIRRAQTFTYEELEKATGGFGEESLVGKGSFSCVFKGVLRDGTVVAVKRATKASDVKKNTKEFHTELDLLSRLNHAHLLNLLGYCEEGGERLLVYEFMAHGSLYQHLHGKDASLKRRLDWVRRVTIAVQAARGIEYLHGYACPPVIHRDIKSSNILIDEEHNARVADFGLSLLGPADSSSPLSEPPAGTLGYLDPEYYRLHYLTTKSDVYSFGVLLLEILSGRKAIDMQFEEGNIVEWAVPLIKAGDVSAILDPALKPPAEPEALKKIAATACKCVRMRGKDRPSMDKVTTALERALALLMGSPCNEQPILPTEVVLGSSRLHKRGSQRSSNQSCSENDTTDADDQLLEYRAPSWITFPSVTSSQRRSEGDATEGKNSEGRSLGNGGAGDGLRCLEEEIGPASPQQDLFLQHNF; the protein is encoded by the coding sequence ATGAACAGCGTTAGGCCTGGATTTCTCGTTCAAGCTGCAGTTTTGGTGATCGTTTGTGGCTCAATTTATGTGGGGGTCTCCGGCCTCGGATCAATGTCCTCCATCGCTGTCTCTTACGGTGAGAATGGACCAGTCTTCTGTGGTCTAAGCTCAGATGGGTCTCACATGGTCTCCTGCTTCGGTGCTGATGCTTCCATCGTCTATGGTGCTCCTATTAGGCTCCCCCTCCTGGGTCTCACGGCCGGTGATGGATTCGTCTGTGGGCTCCTTTTGGATGCCTACCAACCCTACTGCTGGGGGAGCAACATCTACGTCAAGATGGGGGTGCCGCAGCCCATGGTGGAAGGCGCGGCCTACTCGGAGATCAGCGCCGGTGATGACCACCTCTGTGCCCTCCGCAGGCCGAGCAAAGGAGAGCAAAGAGGCGTCTCCTTGATTGACTGCTGGGGCTACAACATGACCGCCTCCCACGAGTTCAGTGGCCCCATTGTGTCGATCACTGCCGGCTCGGTGTTCAACTGTGGGATGTTTGCCGGCAACCGGACGGCCTTCTGCTGGGGCGACGAGACCGGGAGCAGCGTCATCAGCCTCACTCCGAGGAACCTGAGGTTCCGATCCATTTCGGCTGGTGGATTCCATGTCTGCGGGGTTCTGCAGAACTCCCAGGTCTTCTGCTGGGGAAGGAGCTTGGAAATGCAGCAGTCTTCTTCGGACATCTTAGGCCAGGGAGATGTCAACATGGTTCCCATGGATCCCATGGTGTCGGTCGCCGGCGGCAGGTTCCATGCTTGCGGCATCAAGAGCTTAGATCGCAAGGTGGTGTGCTGGGGCTTCAAGCTTCAGAACAGCGTGCCCCCACCCAAGGATACGAGGGTGTACGAGCTCGCAGCAGGGGACTACTTCACCTGCGGTGTGATTGCGGAGGCGTCACTTCGGCCGCAGTGCTGGGGCACAGGCGGCCCCTGGTCGATACCGATGGCGGTCTCCCCTGGGATCTGCGCCTCCAATCCTTGCGGCCCGGGATACTACGAGTTCATCCATGCAAGCTTGGGGGGCAAAGTCTGCAAGCCAGCGAATTCCAGAGTTTGCTTGCCGTGCAGCGTCGGCTGTCCCGAAGGGACGTATCAGTCTACGCCCTGCAACTCGACGTCCGACCGTGGTTGTGAGTTCAACTGTTCCAGCTGTGCCTCAGCGGATTGCTCCTCCTCCTGCTCGTCAGAGCAGAGGCCCCGGAGCCACGGGCTGCTTTCTCTCCAGATGCCGATCTTCGTCGCGGAGCTCGCCTTCGCCATCGTCTTCGCGAGCTCGGTATCTTTGGTCGCGTGCCTCTGCGTTCGCCGCCGGCTACGGAGCTGCTCGTGTTCGGAGCCTGACCTGACTGCGTTGAAGACCAGGGCATACTCGTTCCACAAGGAGCCGGTGAAGGTGCGACCGGACCTGGAGGAGCTAAAGATTAGGAGAGCACAGACGTTCACCTACGAAGAGCTGGAGAAGGCGACCGGCGGATTCGGCGAGGAATCCCTCGTGGGGAAGGGCAGCTTCTCGTGTGTCTTCAAAGGGGTGTTGAGAGATGGGACGGTGGTTGCAGTGAAGAGGGCCACCAAAGCGTCGGACGTGAAGAAGAACACCAAGGAATTCCACACCGAGCTCGACCTGCTCTCCAGGCTGAACCACGCGCACTTGCTCAACCTTCTTGGGTACTGCGAGGAAGGTGGCGAGAGGCTGCTGGTGTACGAGTTCATGGCCCATGGATCCTTGTACCAGCACCTTCATGGCAAGGATGCAAGCCTGAAACGGCGGCTGGACTGGGTTCGCAGGGTCACCATTGCCGTCCAAGCTGCGAGGGGGATCGAATACCTGCATGGGTACGCTTGCCCGCCTGTGATCCACAGGGACATCAAGTCGTCCAACATTCTCATCGACGAGGAGCACAACGCTCGAGTTGCAGATTTTGGTCTGTCCTTGTTGGGGCCGGCGGACAGCAGCTCGCCCTTGTCCGAGCCTCCGGCCGGTACTCTTGGCTACCTCGACCCCGAATACTACAGGCTTCATTACTTGACCACCAAATCGGATGTGTACAGCTTCGGGGTTCTGCTTCTGGAGATCTTGAGCGGTAGAAAGGCGATCGACATGCAGTTCGAAGAAGGAAACATCGTGGAATGGGCGGTTCCGCTGATCAAGGCTGGTGACGTTTCGGCCATCCTGGATCCGGCGCTGAAACCTCCTGCCGAACCGGAGGCTCTGAAGAAGATCGCCGCCACGGCGTGCAAGTGCGTCAGGATGCGGGGGAAGGACCGGCCGTCGATGGACAAGGTGACGACGGCCTTGGAGAGAGCTCTGGCGCTGCTGATGGGCAGCCCATGCAACGAGCAGCCGATATTGCCGACGGAGGTGGTCTTGGGGAGCAGTCGGCTGCACAAGAGGGGATCACAGAGGTCTTCGAACCAGTCGTGCTCGGAGAACGACACAACCGACGCCGACGACCAGTTGTTGGAGTACAGAGCACCTTCATGGATCACGTTCCCCAGCGTGACCTCGTCGCAGAGGAGATCGGAAGGCGACGCCACGGAAGGGAAGAACTCGGAGGGGAGGAGTCTGGGAAACGGAGGAGCGGGAGATGGCTTGAGGTGCTTGGAGGAAGAGATCGGACCAGCATCACCACAGCAGGATCTGTTCCTGCAGCACAACTTCTGA